In a genomic window of Scyliorhinus torazame isolate Kashiwa2021f chromosome 5, sScyTor2.1, whole genome shotgun sequence:
- the LOC140418161 gene encoding uncharacterized protein, whose translation MLEAEDFQTGGSSREDAEYRRAEAEAAVDKLYICSGCGLAFSQSLEQLGHNCERVAAAATEGAYRFLYPVLPAPGGGDKPALCVGCGLASAREGHRCSRALERPCRFVYPGPRHAVAGKLYPCLACGRIFGRSSNLARHRRSHTGAQPYQCGDCGKRFNYPSELETHQRVHTGERPFTCSVCGKGFTQSSNLLTHQRVHTGERPFTCSLCGKGFTCSSKLLTHHRVHTDERPFACPECRKRFKSSKELMMHQRIHTGERPFRCAHCDKRFTRSADMLTHQRVHTDRRPFACPACGKRFKSSKELMQHERVHTDERPFLCGHCPKRFMYSSNLLRHQRIHLERGDPLQPPPPAPSPPPATLSLPQPRVGIEPLVNPNC comes from the coding sequence ATGTTGGAAGCGGAGGACTTCCAGACGGGCGGCTCGAGCCGGGAGGACGCGGAGTACCGgcgggcggaggcggaggcggcggtgGACAAGCTGTACATCTGCTCGGGCTGCGGCCTGGCCTTCAGCCAGTCCCTGGAGCAGCTGGGCCACAACTGTGAGCGGGTGGCAGCCGCGGCGACGGAGGGGGCGTACCGCTTCCTGTACCCGGTGCTGCCGGCGCCCGGCGGCGGGGACAAGCCCGCCCTGTGCGTGGGCTGCGGCCTGGCCTCCGCCCGGGAGGGCCACCGGTGCAGCCGGGCTCTGGAGCGGCCCTGCCGCTTCGTCTACCCCGGGCCGCGGCACGCCGTGGCCGGCAAGCTGTACCCCTGCCTGGCGTGCGGGCGCATTTTCGGCCGCTCCTCCAACCTGGCCAGGCACCGGCGCAGCCACACGGGCGCCCAGCCCTACCAGTGCGGCGACTGCGGCAAGCGGTTCAACTACCCCTCGGAGCTGGAGACCCACCAGCGGGTGCACACCGGGGAGCGGcccttcacctgctccgtgtgcggCAAGGGCTTCACCCAGTCGTCCAACCTCCTGACCCACCAGCGGGTGCACACCGGGGAGCGCCCCTTCACCTGCTCGCTGTGCGGCAAGGGCTTCACCTGCTCCTCCAAGCTGCTGACGCACCACCGCGTGCACACCGACGAGCGCCCGTTCGCCTGCCCGGAGTGCCGCAAGCGCTTCAAGAGCTCCAAGGAGCTGATGATGCACCAGCGCATCCACACGGGCGAGCGCCCCTTCCGCTGCGCCCACTGCGACAAGCGCTTCACCCGCTCTGCCGACATGCTGACCCACCAGCGGGTGCACACCGACCGCCGCCCCTTCGCCTGCCCCGCCTGCGGCAAGCGCTTCAAGAGCTCCAAGGAGCTGATGCAGCACGAGCGGGTCCACACGGACGAGCGCCCCTTCCTCTGCGGCCACTGCCCCAAGCGGTTCATGTACTCCTCCAACCTGCTGAGGCACCAGCGTATTCACCTGGAGCGGGGCGACCCACTGCAGCCTCCCCCGCCCGCGCCCTCTCCCCCGCCCGCAACCCTGTCCCTACCCCAACCCCGGGTCGGAATCGAGCCGCTCGTAAACCCCAACTGCTGA